A DNA window from Methylobacterium sp. NMS14P contains the following coding sequences:
- a CDS encoding LysR family transcriptional regulator: MQSTGLRYFLAVARTGSIAAASSQLNVAASAISRQIANLEAELDCVLFERRPRGMVPSPAGELLAQHAHQVLIRSEQVVTEIRELEGLARGLIRVACSEGFSLDIVPNAIAAFHADHPGIRFEVTVQPPAQVTQTVAAGDADLGITFALTPTAQVEVLYDGQVDMLALAAPDHPLARAPALRLVDLLDYPVALPTRDTTLRQVFDAACAHEGITVEPVLTANKLSALLPFVRRSRGLALMSALSVRTPLRLNELVSLPIQSRASLARGIKVQAMRDRRLPRAVRAFLRQLLDALPPPRSP; the protein is encoded by the coding sequence ATGCAGAGTACGGGCCTGCGCTACTTCCTCGCCGTGGCCCGCACCGGGTCGATCGCGGCGGCCTCGTCCCAGCTCAACGTGGCGGCCTCGGCGATCAGCCGGCAGATCGCCAACCTCGAGGCCGAGCTCGACTGCGTGCTGTTCGAGCGGCGCCCGCGCGGCATGGTGCCGAGCCCGGCGGGCGAGCTCCTGGCGCAGCACGCCCATCAGGTGCTGATCCGCTCCGAGCAGGTGGTCACCGAGATCCGGGAGCTGGAAGGGCTCGCCCGCGGGCTGATCCGGGTCGCCTGCTCCGAGGGCTTCTCCCTCGACATCGTGCCGAACGCGATCGCGGCGTTCCACGCCGACCATCCCGGCATCCGCTTCGAGGTCACGGTCCAGCCCCCGGCCCAGGTCACCCAGACGGTGGCGGCGGGGGATGCCGATCTCGGGATCACCTTCGCGCTGACACCCACCGCGCAGGTCGAGGTGCTCTACGACGGGCAGGTCGACATGCTGGCGCTGGCCGCCCCCGACCATCCCCTCGCGCGGGCGCCGGCCCTGCGCCTCGTTGACCTGCTGGACTATCCCGTCGCCCTGCCGACCCGGGACACGACCCTGCGGCAGGTCTTCGACGCCGCCTGCGCGCACGAGGGCATCACGGTCGAGCCGGTGCTGACCGCCAACAAGCTCTCGGCGCTGCTGCCCTTCGTGCGGCGGTCGCGCGGCCTGGCGCTGATGTCGGCGCTGTCGGTCCGGACGCCGCTGCGCCTCAACGAGCTGGTCAGCCTGCCGATCCAGTCCCGGGCGAGCCTTGCCCGCGGCATCAAGGTCCAGGCCATGCGCGACCGGCGGCTGCCCCGGGCGGTGCGGGCGTTCCTGCGCCAGCTGCTCGACGCGCTGCCGCCGCCGCGATCGCCGTGA
- a CDS encoding AAA family ATPase — translation MTLDALGPRLCILGPSNSGKSTLTVAIARARGLPPVHLDRLYHRPGTDWEPRPFAEFQALHDAAIREPRWVMDGTYARCLPQRLARATGVILLDVPTATGLIRYLSRSWFVRDRLGALDGGRDSVKWAMIRHIAVTERGNRARDAALFDHVALPKIRLAAGAALAGFYRAEGLSR, via the coding sequence GTGACCCTCGACGCGCTCGGCCCGCGGCTCTGCATCCTGGGTCCGTCGAACAGCGGCAAGTCCACCCTGACGGTCGCCATCGCGCGGGCGCGCGGACTGCCGCCGGTCCACCTCGACCGGCTGTACCATCGACCGGGCACCGACTGGGAGCCGCGGCCCTTCGCGGAGTTCCAGGCCCTGCACGACGCGGCGATCCGCGAGCCCCGCTGGGTCATGGACGGCACCTACGCCCGATGCCTGCCGCAGCGTCTGGCACGGGCGACGGGCGTGATCCTCCTCGACGTCCCGACCGCCACCGGCCTGATCCGCTACCTGAGCCGGTCGTGGTTCGTGCGCGACCGGCTCGGCGCCCTCGACGGCGGCCGGGACAGCGTGAAATGGGCGATGATCCGCCACATCGCCGTCACCGAGCGCGGGAACCGCGCCCGCGACGCGGCCCTGTTCGACCACGTCGCCCTGCCCAAGATCCGGCTCGCCGCGGGGGCTGCCCTGGCCGGCTTCTACCGCGCGGAGGGGCTGAGCCGGTGA
- a CDS encoding CDP-diacylglycerol diphosphatase, which yields MRRAPPAALLVAALSAAAALSAAAAPAEAAPDPSRDVLWAALKTCVLAKRLANRTFPCLSVDLGDGDRPGSAVLRAPGEPTHSVVMPTDTVPGLEAPVLRGPRGAAYWRAALAARPLVSDVLKGKLTPAEVGLAVNSARGRSQDQLHIHVDCLKPSVLKAVRAHGRQVRHTWSRFPVPLAGDRYYALRVPEAEAAQFNPFAALHSLPGARPDLHRTSFAALATPLGDPEPGYILLAYRAPSASAEDVMDHGCTVAAARGGA from the coding sequence ATGCGCCGCGCGCCGCCCGCCGCCCTCCTCGTCGCGGCCCTGTCGGCCGCCGCGGCCCTGTCGGCCGCCGCGGCACCGGCCGAAGCCGCGCCGGACCCGAGCCGCGACGTGCTGTGGGCGGCCCTGAAGACCTGCGTGCTCGCCAAGCGGCTCGCCAACCGGACCTTCCCGTGCCTCTCGGTCGATCTCGGGGACGGCGACCGTCCGGGCTCGGCGGTCCTGCGCGCGCCCGGCGAGCCGACCCACAGCGTCGTCATGCCGACCGACACCGTGCCGGGCCTGGAGGCGCCGGTCCTGCGCGGGCCGCGCGGGGCCGCCTACTGGCGGGCGGCCCTGGCGGCGCGGCCGCTCGTGTCGGACGTGCTGAAGGGGAAGCTCACCCCCGCGGAGGTCGGGCTCGCGGTCAACTCGGCCCGGGGCCGCAGCCAGGACCAGCTCCATATCCACGTCGACTGCCTGAAGCCGAGCGTGCTCAAGGCCGTCCGGGCGCACGGCCGGCAGGTGCGCCACACCTGGAGCCGCTTCCCGGTGCCGCTGGCCGGCGACCGGTACTACGCCCTGCGCGTGCCGGAGGCGGAGGCCGCGCAGTTCAACCCGTTCGCGGCCCTGCACAGCCTGCCGGGCGCCCGGCCGGACCTGCACCGGACGAGCTTCGCGGCGCTCGCCACGCCCTTGGGCGATCCCGAGCCGGGCTACATCCTCCTGGCCTACCGGGCGCCGAGCGCCAGCGCCGAGGACGTGATGGACCATGGCTGCACCGTCGCGGCCGCCCGGGGCGGCGCCTGA
- a CDS encoding DUF2891 domain-containing protein gives MTPAPTPAPTPASTLTPDIAARFAAVALGHVGREYPNKPGHVLAGPEDARTPAALHPAFHGSYDWHSCVHGTWLLARVLRLFPDGPRAAAIRARFDAQLTPGTVAGECAYFAAPAARGFERPYGWGWLLKLADELAALPERRWSEALAPLAGLIVRRFAEFLPVAAYPVRVGTHFNTAFALRLAADYAEGAGDTGLTALLRDTAVRWYGDDADCPAWGEPGGDDFLSSALIEAECMRRLLPLARFAPWFDRFLPGLAAAQPGTLFRPASVTDRSDGKIAHLDGLNLSRAWCFRALAASLGPDDPRRPPLRAAAEAHLAAGLPHVTGDYMGEHWLATFALLALEAGDGSGDGAGATGDARGGGKSL, from the coding sequence ATGACGCCCGCGCCCACCCCCGCGCCCACCCCCGCTTCCACGCTCACCCCCGACATCGCCGCGCGCTTCGCCGCCGTCGCCCTCGGCCATGTCGGCCGCGAGTATCCGAACAAGCCGGGTCACGTCCTGGCCGGGCCGGAGGATGCCCGCACCCCCGCGGCCCTGCACCCGGCCTTCCACGGCAGCTACGACTGGCATTCCTGCGTCCACGGCACGTGGCTGCTGGCGCGCGTGCTGCGGCTGTTCCCGGACGGCCCGCGGGCCGCGGCGATCCGCGCCCGGTTCGACGCGCAGCTGACCCCCGGGACGGTGGCGGGGGAATGCGCCTACTTCGCCGCCCCGGCCGCCCGGGGCTTCGAGCGGCCCTACGGCTGGGGCTGGCTCCTGAAGCTCGCCGACGAACTCGCCGCGCTCCCCGAGCGCCGCTGGTCCGAGGCCCTGGCGCCGCTGGCCGGGCTGATCGTCCGGCGCTTCGCGGAGTTCCTGCCGGTGGCGGCCTATCCGGTGCGGGTCGGGACCCACTTCAACACCGCCTTCGCGCTGCGTCTGGCGGCCGATTACGCGGAGGGCGCGGGGGATACGGGGCTGACCGCCCTGCTGCGCGACACCGCCGTCCGCTGGTACGGGGACGACGCGGATTGCCCGGCCTGGGGCGAGCCCGGCGGCGACGACTTCCTCTCCTCGGCGCTGATCGAGGCGGAGTGCATGCGCCGGCTGCTGCCGCTCGCGCGCTTCGCGCCCTGGTTCGACCGGTTCCTGCCCGGTCTCGCGGCGGCCCAGCCCGGGACCCTGTTCCGCCCGGCCAGCGTGACCGACCGCTCGGACGGGAAGATCGCCCATCTCGACGGGCTGAACCTCAGCCGCGCGTGGTGCTTCCGCGCCCTCGCCGCGTCCCTCGGTCCAGACGATCCCCGCCGGCCGCCGCTCCGCGCGGCCGCGGAGGCGCACCTCGCGGCGGGGCTCCCGCACGTCACCGGCGACTACATGGGCGAGCACTGGCTCGCGACCTTCGCGCTGCTGGCCCTCGAGGCGGGTGACGGGTCGGGTGACGGGGCCGGTGCCACGGGCGACGCCCGAGGCGGCGGGAAGAGTTTGTGA